aaatttgatTAAGTAAATTggttttatacaatatacatcATAATGGTACAaggattgattttaaaaatcagacaaTAAAATTCTGACATATACAATTGACTATAGATGAGTTCATGCACTCAATTTAGTTTTGTTCTATATACAATACCTAGTTACAGCAACAGCTTTGAGTGTGCGTTTCCCTGCTTTTAGAGTGAAAGGAGCTGTATATTTAAAGGTCACTTCACGTCCTCCAATTTTCCTTTGGAAAGGAGTTGGTTTTGACCCATCTGAtgtgaaatatattttgcagtcaggtgtttctgaaaaaaaaagtatgattcttaataaaacatacaaaatttcttaaaatcttttataaagAAGAAGTGAGAGAAAATTCTTTGTACCGTTactgtatgaattttttttttcaaatcatctgCATGCTGTTTTGTGtaattattacatacatgttGTTCAAGTTGCCCTAAATAGTGATGTTGTGACAATCACTTTAACTAAGCACAATATTTCAAGACATGTAACTTATTATTGTCACAAACTTTACTAAGCAGAATTAATACAGCAGTTAGTTGGAGCAAGACCTCTGCTCCATTACATGACGTGGTTATCTCTATCAATCTGCTGGTGTTTGAGAGATTTCAATGAAATGACCCATTACCTGTGGTGATTTCTATTAGTGTGGTGGTGTCTATCTTGTTGGTGGCGAGGCCTGGAATTTGTCGCCTGACCGGCACAATCAGTGGAGGACAAACCGCCCCAGCACTGGGCATGGTGGCTGATGATTACTgcaataaataaaagttttataaaatccagattttgttttattaagcATATCCTACATCTTATAATCAAAGATTATATACTGTAACTCTGTATTTAGGCTACGGAATTTCCATATACTATATCATACATGTGTATACCAAGTCTCAATTTTATGAGATAAATGAATCAGgagaaattcaaaaatcaaattctGTTCAAGTGTATTTGACCAAAATAGCACTTTTACAGGTTAATTAATACAaaccaaaaatgaaatatgtatatattcatgtacatgtaggtagccatgcatgtatatttagtTTTAATATGTGTGATCCTGTACACATGGAGTTACCATTGGATAACGGTGCTGCATTCTGAAGCTTAAACTGATattgtgtatatttatttatttactgtaGTGATctgaattatttaaaagttcTACCTGATGAATACAAGTGTATAAATCTTCAATTTGAGGAGTTGAACGTGTCCAAACTCATAATTAAGCGatctaattattcattttcatgcAATAAATGGACATAACTCGTTATCCTAACAgttcaatatttcttttactgAAAACATCCCAGACAAGACTCTCAGAAAATGTGTAATCAACACTTACCTGATCAGAAGAAATTATCTCAAAACCcgtgtttttgtctgttttctgTGTTGTCAAGCCGCCAAACCCACCTCCACTCTAAAAAGAGTTCCACTCACCTGCCGGAAGTTTGGTAGATAACACTTCCTTTTTCAGCCATCGAAAGCAGAACAAACACAGCATGTGAGTATCCATTATTCAATCGACCAAAATCGTAGCAGTTTTGAACAGTTTTCGTCATTAAAGCAGTATAGAAGAGAAAGAAATGTTTCATGCTTCTGATTTTTGTAAcgatttcatatattttactgATTAGAGACTTTAAAATATGTAACGAAGCGGGACCGTGGAAATATTCACTTAAAACTGCCCAAACATTGCCAAATTCGGTAGGAAGGAGAAATTAATCAACTTACAATGAAATTGATGATTTATTGCTTGTTTAAATAAGTAACGCATTGGTTTTGAAGTAAAGAAATGAAGAAACATGACGTACAATTGCAGTTGTAATATAATCCAAGGAACCACTGATTTACGATAAATCAGTGGTTGATCCCCctggatatttatcatttaataattaattaagattgaaaatattgtaaatcattatcaaaatttaaagtgtaaaatttggttTTTAGAATGCCAACTGAAGCAGTAGAGAAACCTGTAGAAGACACCAAGCCTGAAGATGCTTCAGGATCTGGGACAGAGTCAGACAGTGACGACGATGTCCCTGAACTGGAGGACGGTGACCTTCAGCAACAGAGCCAGGTAAGGAGTGACATCAGtccatttatatcaattaacaTTGCCTTCTAATGAATGTAAAGATAGGTTATCAGAGGTTGATTTGTAATATGTGGTATGATATATTTCAGGTGGCTGCTGCTGCAGGTATCCCAGAGGAACTCGTTAGTAAAGCTAAGCAGAGCCGTAGTGAAAAGAAGGCCAGGAAAGCCATGTCTAAGCTTGGTAAGGCATCATTGTACACTAGGTTGACAAAGGCATGTCTGTTGAATAAGAAAAGGTATGTCAAAGATTTGTTAAACATTGCTTGTCAAGGCATATTTAAGCTAGgtaaaaacaatgaattattgaaaatatataaaggtTTAATATGCCAGTAAGCATCAGGTCTTGCTGCTGAAATCTTGGAAAATACTGTGCAGAGGTAACATTGAGTTATCATGTCAAGATCCAccttaaattaaatttgtctGCATGGAGTTAACTTCATGTGAATTATGAGTCTGATGGGATAtgatattttagtttatttccattctttatttttttttcattacatagGTCTGAAACAAATTCAAGGTGTAACACGAGTAACAATCAGGAAAtccaaaaacattttatttgtgATCAATCGTCCTGATGTCTACAAAAGTCCTGCTTCAGACACATACATCGTGTTTGGTGAGGCCAAGGTGAGACCAAGTGATGTACAATTACTCAAACTTGAACACATCTCTTCacaaactattaaaaaaattgcatcatAATGTTCCTTTAATAAGATAGTTGTGTTATTAGTTTGCCCAGGATGCCTCTGTACTGATACTGTGTGTAGAATGATTCTGTTGTATGTACCTGGACTCAGATGTTTTATTTGAGGAAGGGTGCATCCACACAAGCAGTACAGAGGCCAGATTAACTACAGGACCATAGTGCTGACTGGTTATATTATGTACACAGTCAGTCTCCTGTCCATGTTACACAATATAGCTACTCTATCTTTAACAACATTTAAAGGAAGCTTACCACTGCCAAATTTAGGGTTATGCTTATTCAGTCATTAGGGATTTTCacaataaattgttaatttgcTTTCCTTTTCTTCAGAATAGCAAGAAGGATAAACCCACACCATTATCAATGAATGAAGTTAGTCTTTTTTGTATACTTTCTAACAAGAAAAATCTTTTGCTTTAGATTGAAGATCTGAGTCAACAAGCCCAGATGGCAGCTGCTGAGAAATTCAAGACCCCCGAGAACCCCGCTGGTTTGGGAGGAGAAGTCTCCAGCACTGTGTCCCAACCCATCCCAGAGGAATCGGAGGATGAGGGAGAGGTAATGTACCCGTCCCTGACATATATATGTCAGAAGGAGCTGTTTTGATACCACATTGATAAGTTTCTAAAATTACATTCCTTATCTCCAACATGTGTCTATAAAAGAATGAAGATTTCATCCCAATATAAGCAATTGCAATACTTGTACATAGTTACTCTGTTGAAATGCACACTGTGTGGGAAGAGCTTTAAAATTGCTTGTGATGATGAGAGAACTTTCCCCAACATATCGACAGATGCTGATAACTATGCTGTTATGTCAAGCCAAATCTCTGATGCAAGCAGATATTAAAGCTTCCCCCCTTCTTTGAAGTTAcctttcaaaacaaatatttgtttaccAAACATACCATGATGCTTTTGGGCAAGTAAAATCTACTTGAGATATGAAATGACCAGTTTAAAGATGCAAGTTCAGTAACACATTTTGGAAGCAAACAACTGTGTTCTTTTCATtgattgttattatttttttgtataagtCAACATATTTTGCCTACAGTGACAGTGGGCCAGTAGAGttgtttaaaaacaagttttaacTGTCTGAGCAAATTTGGAATAGGCAAAAATggttttttgaagaaaaaataggtGGAGCTAATTTAAATCTGCTGTAAAGTAATATTTTACAGTTTGAAAAACTTTTTCTGGGTATTGACACTTCATGATAATAATTTACTTTTGTGAGTGTATGTATGAAGGTGTGGTGAAAggaaaaaatctaaaacaaaaagtttattgaaaaaaattgaataaaccaaaaaaattgttttgaaaatacatgtacaatgaataagtgtgcataaaaaattaaaatttgcttTTGGATTATCTaagacaaaaatttaaaaattgatgcttGTGATGATGAGAGAACTTTCCCCAACATATCGACAGATGCTGATAACTATGCTGTTATGTCAAGCCAAAGTCTCTGATGCAGGCACTCATATGATTATTGACCAGGTCTTATAAAATTATCCGAATGAATGTATTAAATGgcatacaaaatgtatatatcatAAGAAAGTTAGGGAACACAGTTCTGTAAATGAATACAAATTCCTTGAAATATACG
This genomic window from Magallana gigas chromosome 5, xbMagGiga1.1, whole genome shotgun sequence contains:
- the LOC105344099 gene encoding nascent polypeptide-associated complex subunit alpha; translation: MPTEAVEKPVEDTKPEDASGSGTESDSDDDVPELEDGDLQQQSQVAAAAGIPEELVSKAKQSRSEKKARKAMSKLGLKQIQGVTRVTIRKSKNILFVINRPDVYKSPASDTYIVFGEAKIEDLSQQAQMAAAEKFKTPENPAGLGGEVSSTVSQPIPEESEDEGEVDETGVESKDIELVMSQANVSRSKAVKALRNNSNDIVNAIMELTM